A region from the Saccharomonospora azurea NA-128 genome encodes:
- a CDS encoding cobalamin biosynthesis protein produces MSTHGNDRSRATARVATAVGLGLGFVLDRILGDPARCHPVAGLGQYARALETVLYRDRRVSGVVHHGAVVVPLAAVAALAQGAARSPASRALLTAAATWTVVGGRSLVREGEIIAAQLERGNLAAAREQVTHLVGRDPRHLDADGVSRAAVESLAENTSDAVVAPLLWGATLGIPGLVGYRAVNTLDAMVGHRSPRYRRFGWASARVDDVANLMPSRVAAALAVALAPAVGGDRADALRVWKRDAFRHPSPNAGPIEAAFAGALGVTLGGVNHYAARVEHRAELGDGPAPTVAELPRAARLATLVAWAAGGVSVVVAIVLAFVPTPRRRRRRRRPSLPPVAESAARR; encoded by the coding sequence GTGAGTACGCACGGAAACGACCGGTCGCGTGCCACTGCCCGTGTCGCCACGGCCGTAGGACTCGGCCTGGGCTTCGTCCTGGACCGAATCCTCGGCGATCCCGCCCGCTGCCACCCGGTGGCGGGACTCGGCCAGTACGCGCGAGCGCTGGAGACCGTTCTGTACCGAGACCGCCGGGTGTCCGGAGTGGTTCACCACGGGGCCGTGGTAGTCCCCCTGGCCGCCGTCGCCGCGCTGGCCCAGGGTGCGGCCCGATCCCCGGCATCGAGGGCGTTGCTCACCGCCGCGGCGACGTGGACCGTGGTCGGCGGCCGGTCGCTCGTGCGCGAGGGCGAGATCATCGCCGCGCAGCTAGAACGTGGCAACCTCGCAGCCGCGCGCGAGCAGGTGACCCACCTGGTCGGTCGCGATCCACGCCACCTCGACGCCGACGGGGTGAGCCGCGCTGCGGTGGAATCGCTGGCGGAGAACACTTCCGACGCCGTCGTCGCTCCCCTGCTTTGGGGCGCGACGCTCGGCATCCCCGGGCTGGTGGGCTACCGGGCCGTCAACACGCTCGACGCGATGGTCGGCCACCGCAGTCCCCGCTACCGCCGCTTCGGCTGGGCCAGTGCCCGCGTCGACGACGTCGCCAACCTCATGCCGTCCCGTGTCGCCGCCGCGCTGGCAGTGGCACTGGCCCCGGCGGTCGGCGGGGACCGTGCGGACGCTCTGCGCGTCTGGAAACGCGATGCCTTTCGCCACCCGAGCCCCAACGCCGGTCCCATCGAGGCGGCCTTCGCGGGCGCGCTCGGTGTCACGCTCGGCGGGGTCAACCACTACGCCGCGCGTGTCGAGCACCGCGCGGAGCTGGGCGACGGCCCGGCTCCGACAGTCGCCGAACTCCCGCGCGCGGCACGGCTCGCCACGCTGGTCGCATGGGCAGCGGGTGGTGTCAGTGTCGTGGTCGCTATTGTGCTCGCGTTCGTGCCCACTCCACGGCGACGACGACGTCGGAGACGACCTTCACTCCCGCCGGTGGCGGAGTCCGCCGCACGACGATGA
- the cobA gene encoding uroporphyrinogen-III C-methyltransferase — MELNVTGRSVLVTDGSEAAVATVSALLREGADVTVAAPTVCAAVEDLAHRGLLTWVSTTPDGSSFDVVVRAAALRRPEPAPTPEDRTGQVTLVGAGPGDPGLVTVAGRSAIEEADVVVADRLAPWEAVAWASPDAQVLDVSKIPYGRSTSQDEINRLLVEHARAGRRVVRLKGGDSFVFGRGFEEVIACAEAGVPTRVVPGVTSSIAGPAVAGIPVTHRGLVQGFTVVSGHVPPGHPKSTLDYTALARSGTTLVVLMGVRTLPEIVTALVSGGLDPATPCAVVADATLASQRVVRSSLAQIVDDATAAGIGAPAVTVIGAVAGLEP; from the coding sequence GTGGAGCTGAATGTCACCGGTCGATCGGTGCTCGTCACCGACGGCAGCGAGGCCGCCGTCGCCACGGTGAGCGCGCTGCTGCGCGAGGGCGCCGACGTCACGGTCGCCGCACCTACGGTGTGCGCGGCGGTGGAGGATCTCGCGCACCGCGGTCTGCTGACGTGGGTTTCGACGACTCCCGACGGATCGTCGTTCGACGTCGTGGTGCGCGCCGCCGCCCTACGACGACCGGAACCCGCCCCCACTCCGGAGGACCGCACCGGGCAGGTCACGCTCGTCGGTGCGGGGCCGGGCGACCCCGGCTTGGTCACCGTCGCCGGGCGGTCGGCGATCGAGGAAGCCGATGTCGTCGTCGCCGACCGGCTGGCCCCCTGGGAGGCCGTGGCCTGGGCATCCCCGGACGCGCAGGTCCTGGACGTCTCGAAGATCCCTTACGGCCGTTCCACGAGCCAGGACGAGATCAACCGGCTGCTCGTCGAACACGCTCGGGCGGGCCGCCGAGTCGTGCGGCTCAAGGGCGGCGATTCTTTCGTCTTCGGGCGCGGATTCGAGGAGGTCATCGCCTGCGCGGAAGCCGGTGTCCCGACGCGTGTGGTGCCGGGTGTGACGTCGAGCATCGCCGGGCCCGCGGTGGCCGGTATCCCGGTGACCCATCGCGGACTCGTGCAGGGGTTCACGGTCGTCTCGGGCCATGTACCGCCGGGACACCCTAAGTCCACACTGGACTATACCGCGCTGGCACGCTCCGGAACGACACTCGTCGTGCTCATGGGCGTGCGCACGCTCCCGGAGATCGTCACGGCACTCGTCTCGGGTGGGCTCGACCCCGCGACCCCGTGCGCGGTGGTGGCCGACGCCACGCTGGCCTCGCAACGGGTGGTCCGCAGCTCCCTGGCCCAGATCGTCGACGACGCGACGGCCGCGGGTATCGGTGCTCCCGCCGTGACGGTCATCGGTGCTGTGGCTGGTCTCGAACCGTGA
- a CDS encoding cobyrinate a,c-diamide synthase, with product MVKLPRILVAAPASGHGKTTLATGLMAALARRGLAVSGHKVGPDYIDPGYHALATGRPGRNLDPHLVGESLVVPLLQHGSRGADVAVVEGAMGLFDGQIGGAGFASTAHIATLTRTPVVLVVDISHASRSIGAVVHGMRTFQPGLTIAGVVLNKAGSPRHAAEAATAVEAMGVPVLGILHRDDHVSAPSRHLGLVPAAERAQAAAALESLAERVAEHVDLDAVLELADGAPDLDAQPWNPAAHVRPATNDSPVVAVAAGRVFTFRYAETTELLEAAGCTIATFDPAHDPHLPPGTRGLYLGGGFPEVHAAALSANTSLRADLREAVLDGVPTVAECAGLLYLCRSVDGHPMVGALDAEAVLTPRLTLAYRRPVLGPDQLLGEAGTSTTAHEFHRTTVTPVHGERPVWSVDGMPAGFGGPTLSASYLHVHWAGHPDQAQRFADAVHAGSAHQRAPGPPPSLSVTPVLDVALTDPLRHHGDVEAGDGLLDFAVNVSHLPRPGWLEDALHAGVAASTRYPDASEAHEAVARRHGRDRTDVLLTAGAAEAFVLVARARPWRHPVVVHPQFTEPDVALRAAGHEVGHVLCRPEDGFTLDPALVPDDADLVVVGNPTNPTGRLHSADVLRSLMRPGRVVVVDEAFMDFVPGESETLTSEHSPGLVVIRSLTKLWSMPGIRAGYVVGDPAVVAELSAQQPPWSVGGPALAAVVAASGPDALAEQAQRARRAVRERRILVDGLAELGVEVTGSAAPFVLARLGRGTHAWLRTVGIAVRRADTFPGLDGTWARLAVREPTATRQLLTTLRSKDTWS from the coding sequence GTGGTGAAGCTTCCGCGCATTCTCGTCGCGGCTCCCGCCTCAGGGCATGGCAAAACCACCCTCGCCACCGGCCTCATGGCTGCCCTGGCTCGACGGGGACTCGCAGTCTCCGGCCACAAGGTGGGACCCGACTACATCGATCCCGGCTACCACGCTCTCGCCACCGGCCGCCCCGGACGCAACCTCGACCCGCACCTGGTCGGTGAGTCACTGGTCGTCCCCCTGCTGCAGCACGGCTCGCGGGGCGCGGACGTCGCTGTGGTGGAAGGGGCCATGGGTCTGTTCGACGGGCAGATCGGCGGAGCGGGTTTCGCGTCGACGGCTCACATCGCGACGCTCACCCGCACCCCGGTCGTCCTCGTCGTCGACATCTCGCACGCCTCACGCAGTATCGGCGCGGTCGTGCACGGCATGCGCACGTTCCAGCCCGGCCTCACCATCGCAGGTGTCGTGCTGAACAAGGCCGGTTCACCGCGCCACGCGGCGGAGGCGGCGACGGCAGTGGAAGCCATGGGGGTACCGGTGCTCGGCATTCTGCACCGCGACGACCACGTCAGCGCCCCGTCACGACACCTCGGCCTCGTCCCCGCCGCCGAACGGGCACAGGCCGCGGCGGCACTGGAGTCCCTGGCCGAGCGGGTCGCCGAACACGTCGACCTCGACGCCGTCCTCGAACTCGCCGACGGAGCACCCGACCTCGACGCGCAACCCTGGAACCCCGCCGCTCACGTGCGTCCTGCCACGAACGACTCGCCCGTCGTGGCCGTGGCGGCGGGACGGGTCTTCACGTTCCGATACGCCGAGACGACCGAGCTGCTCGAAGCGGCCGGCTGCACCATCGCGACGTTCGACCCGGCCCACGATCCGCACCTACCCCCGGGCACACGTGGGCTGTACCTCGGTGGCGGGTTTCCGGAGGTGCACGCCGCCGCGCTGTCCGCCAACACGAGCCTGCGCGCCGACCTTCGGGAGGCGGTGCTCGACGGTGTTCCGACCGTGGCCGAATGCGCCGGACTGCTGTACCTGTGCCGCAGCGTGGACGGGCACCCGATGGTCGGGGCGCTGGACGCGGAAGCGGTCCTGACCCCGCGTCTCACGCTCGCCTACCGGCGTCCCGTGCTCGGACCGGACCAGCTGCTCGGTGAGGCGGGAACGTCCACCACCGCACACGAGTTCCATCGCACCACGGTCACACCGGTACACGGTGAGCGTCCAGTGTGGAGTGTCGACGGTATGCCCGCGGGATTCGGCGGCCCGACACTGTCCGCCTCGTACCTGCACGTGCACTGGGCGGGCCATCCCGACCAGGCCCAGCGATTCGCCGACGCCGTCCACGCCGGGAGTGCCCACCAGCGCGCCCCCGGCCCGCCGCCAAGTCTGTCGGTCACTCCCGTGCTCGACGTGGCGCTCACCGACCCGCTGCGCCACCACGGCGACGTCGAAGCCGGGGACGGACTGCTCGACTTCGCCGTCAACGTCAGTCACCTCCCCCGGCCGGGCTGGTTGGAGGACGCACTGCACGCGGGTGTCGCGGCGTCCACCCGCTATCCCGACGCAAGCGAGGCCCACGAGGCCGTTGCCCGGCGCCATGGCCGGGATCGCACCGACGTTCTGCTCACCGCGGGTGCGGCAGAGGCGTTCGTCCTGGTGGCGCGGGCGCGTCCGTGGCGACACCCCGTGGTGGTGCATCCGCAGTTCACCGAGCCGGACGTGGCACTGCGCGCGGCCGGCCACGAGGTCGGCCACGTCCTGTGCCGCCCCGAGGACGGGTTCACTCTCGATCCGGCACTCGTCCCGGACGACGCCGATCTCGTCGTCGTCGGCAACCCCACGAATCCGACGGGCCGCCTGCACTCGGCGGACGTCTTGCGGTCGCTCATGCGCCCGGGACGCGTCGTGGTCGTCGACGAAGCGTTCATGGATTTCGTCCCCGGTGAGTCGGAGACGCTGACTTCCGAGCACTCGCCTGGCCTCGTGGTCATCCGCAGTCTGACCAAGCTGTGGTCGATGCCGGGTATCCGCGCCGGTTACGTCGTCGGGGACCCCGCCGTCGTGGCCGAGCTGAGCGCGCAACAACCGCCGTGGTCGGTCGGAGGTCCGGCGCTCGCCGCCGTCGTCGCCGCCAGCGGACCGGACGCCCTCGCCGAACAGGCACAGCGAGCCCGACGTGCTGTGCGAGAACGCCGAATCCTCGTCGACGGACTGGCCGAACTCGGCGTCGAGGTCACCGGCTCCGCTGCCCCCTTCGTACTCGCCAGGCTGGGCCGGGGAACACACGCGTGGCTGCGTACCGTGGGCATCGCCGTCCGCCGAGCTGACACGTTCCCCGGCCTGGACGGCACCTGGGCTCGCCTCGCGGTGCGCGAGCCCACCGCCACCCGGCAGCTGTTGACCACGTTGAGGAGCAAGGACACGTGGAGCTGA
- the cobO gene encoding cob(I)yrinic acid a,c-diamide adenosyltransferase produces the protein MPRGTPLVVPDDGLTTRQRRNRPLLMIHTGNGKGKSTAAFGLALRAWNQGWDIGVFQFVKSAKWRIGEQTVLERLAALNAETGEGGPVEWHKMGSGWSWRRKSGTEADHAAAAAEGWAEIKRRLASERHQLYVLDEFTYPMQWGWVDVDDVVETLTNRPGHQHVVVTGRRADQRLIEAADLVTEMHHVKHPMDVGQKGQRGIEW, from the coding sequence ATGCCCCGAGGCACACCACTGGTCGTGCCGGACGACGGTCTCACCACCCGCCAACGACGCAACCGTCCGTTGCTGATGATTCACACCGGCAACGGCAAGGGAAAGTCGACCGCCGCGTTCGGGCTGGCGCTGCGCGCCTGGAACCAGGGCTGGGACATCGGCGTGTTCCAGTTCGTGAAGTCGGCCAAGTGGCGCATCGGTGAGCAGACCGTCCTCGAACGACTCGCCGCACTGAACGCCGAGACCGGCGAAGGCGGTCCCGTCGAGTGGCACAAGATGGGTTCGGGTTGGTCGTGGAGGCGCAAGTCCGGGACCGAGGCCGACCACGCCGCCGCGGCGGCCGAGGGCTGGGCCGAGATCAAACGCAGACTGGCCTCCGAACGCCACCAGCTCTACGTGCTCGACGAGTTCACCTACCCGATGCAGTGGGGTTGGGTCGACGTGGATGACGTCGTGGAGACGCTGACGAACCGGCCCGGGCACCAACACGTGGTCGTGACCGGTCGGCGAGCGGACCAGCGTTTGATCGAGGCGGCCGACCTCGTCACCGAGATGCACCACGTCAAACACCCGATGGACGTCGGGCAGAAGGGGCAGCGAGGCATCGAGTGGTGA